The sequence below is a genomic window from Lolium perenne isolate Kyuss_39 chromosome 4, Kyuss_2.0, whole genome shotgun sequence.
CCCGGCCGCCGCTTCAAATTCGTCACCGCTCAGCAGCCATGGCTTCTCAGCTGATGGGAGCCGCACCACACACGCTGCCACATCAGATTGACGCACACCTCAGCGTTGAGGATGGCATGTCGAATGGGAAAGTGGCGGTGCACGGACGACACAGTGAGGTGTGGCGTCGACGTGGGGGACGTCATACAaaaggttagatgggtgaaatagtttgacCGAAGATCTGTGCTATAGTTCAATAAAaaagttatttttgtgtaaatcgccccaTTGGGGCCTTCGAAAACAGGTCCGTTCGTTGTCGTTCCTTCCTGGGCTTGTGCTAGCCGGCCACAGCTCGGCCGCCGCTTGAAATTCGTTACCGGCTCACCGCTCAGCCGCCATGGCTTCCCAGCTgccaccgccgtcgccgccgcccacTCCCACCACCATAACCTGTCTCCGCGACGACctcctcctcgagatcttcctccgcctcccgcgcctTGTCCGCGCGGCCCTCGTCTGCCGCGCCTTCCGCCGCGCCGTCCGCTCGTCCCGCGCCTTCCGCCGCGCTTTCCGCGCGCTCCACGCGCCGCCTCTCCTCGCGCTCTTCCTCGAGCCCACCTTCCAACTGGCCCCGGCCGTCCCCTGCCCCTGGCGCCACCGCGACCCGGACCTCGCCGCCGCCGACTTCTTCGACACCCGCCTCCCACGCCACGGCGACGCCAGCGCTGCCGGGTGGGAGATCAAGTCCCAGGCCCCCAGCTGCGACGGCTACCTCATCCTCCACAAGGTGAGCCGGAGCGCCGCGTACAGCCCTCTCACGCAGGCCCTGGATCTGTACCTCCATCACACCGACCTCCAGTTCTACACCCTCCCCTCCGAAGATGGCCGGGCGCCGTCCCGCGTGGTCTGCGTCATCCACGAGCGCGGGCGGTGGGAGCGCGCCGCAGTCCTCTCATCAGACACCATGGAGTGGCGATTCTTCCCGAAGAATCCGCTGCCGCTGCGCGGAGGGGCCGGGACGGGCAGGGTGTTGCG
It includes:
- the LOC127293402 gene encoding uncharacterized protein isoform X4, which produces MASQLPPPSPPPTPTTITCLRDDLLLEIFLRLPRLVRAALVCRAFRRAVRSSRAFRRAFRALHAPPLLALFLEPTFQLAPAVPCPWRHRDPDLAAADFFDTRLPRHGDASAAGWEIKSQAPSCDGYLILHKVSRSAAYSPLTQALDLYLHHTDLQFYTLPSEDGRAPSRVVCVIHERGRWERAAVLSSDTMEWRFFPKNPLPLRGGAGTGRVLRGLIWWPNWMCGKIVVLHTTTFHFSLIDVPTPLRTKWDNLTYKLGETKDGSLCFVVVKDGALVAHHFLAAGDDHVVGRWMLYKEFPLHPIVKSLTGCSMEEEGCHVRVKVVAVIDGFVYLSVFYCKDTQPCELYLSLCLETSEMSELFNDAYRYNLDVHPYVMAWPPSLVQSKVFID